Within the Miscanthus floridulus cultivar M001 chromosome 2, ASM1932011v1, whole genome shotgun sequence genome, the region CAGAACCCAAGCCACCGCCGCGTCTCtcggatccagaggaggaggaggaggtctcGGATCCAAAGAATAACGgacctacctcgtcggagccGCCGCCGTTGTCAGTGGGGGTTGCATGGATGTCGAGAAGGGAGGGAGGAAGAGGCAGCAGCGACCTGGCACGCGGGGCGTGGCGTCCGTCCCGGGGGCGGCCAGGAGAACGACGTGCGGCGCGGCTGAGTGGATGTGGAGGAGCGGAGCGAACGAGTGGGCGCGGGAAATCACGGGATAGGACAAGGAGTCGGTAGACGCGCTCAGTCGTTTCGTGTGCGGATCCATCCGGACGGAGCCGACTATCGAAAACAGAAGCCGTGAGCCATTTGGGTGCATTGCATACACGATCAAGCTATGCATGGCACACACGTGTTCAAGTTCTGGAGGAACTCGGTTCCACGTGGCCGCAGCTCAGTACAGATGGCACGACACGTTACCACAGGCCACGTTATTAAAGCAAGGTACCCACCGGCGAGCACCGTATCGACCGGACGACGGACGCCGCCACGCCGGGAGCATCGGAGCGCAATCATGTCAGGCGCGCAAGGAGCTCAGCCGAAGGGCGCCTTCACGGCGACCACCTACACGTCGGCGCCTGCGACCACGGGTGGCGGCGTTGCCCAGGGCCAGGAGAGACGGCAGACTCGGCGGACGGAGCTCCGATCTGGCTTGGACGAGCGCGGGCTGCCTGTCAGGAACCTGGAGGACACGGTCGAGGATGCCGCGGGCAAGGGCGGCCCGGTGTTCGGCGCCGGCACGGAGGACGGGAAGCAGGATCTCGGCGTCACCGGCACCGGCTGATGCTAGCCGTGATGTGCTTCTCGTGCTCAGTTTACTAGCGAGTCAACAAGTGAAAGTATAATGTGTCGTGTAAACTGTGATTAATCATGTAACAACTGCAAGCAACGGAATAATATTTCAGAATGGATATTACCACACAGTTGTTACACAACCTGCGCACTGATACAGTTCTTGCTTCGGACGCTAAAAAGGTAACGAAATACTAAGTAGCAGGATCAATTCAGACAACAAACTTTCAAtcgttttataaaaaaaaaagaaggaaagagAAAAAGATGAACA harbors:
- the LOC136538177 gene encoding uncharacterized protein codes for the protein MSGAQGAQPKGAFTATTYTSAPATTGGGVAQGQERRQTRRTELRSGLDERGLPVRNLEDTVEDAAGKGGPVFGAGTEDGKQDLGVTGTG